In Sphingomonas psychrotolerans, the following proteins share a genomic window:
- a CDS encoding nuclear transport factor 2 family protein — MLDTNPVLDGADRIATAHAMIERYNAQDADGYVALMTDGACEATYRGAVLREGREGVRSGLKAMFAEFPGNRADIIESWALGETVVLHEKVARSPEAEPFEVMSIYSFSDDKVDRVEFIR, encoded by the coding sequence ATGCTTGACACGAACCCAGTCCTTGACGGCGCGGACCGCATCGCCACCGCGCATGCGATGATCGAGCGCTACAATGCGCAGGACGCCGACGGCTATGTCGCGCTGATGACCGACGGCGCCTGCGAGGCGACCTATCGCGGCGCGGTGCTGCGCGAGGGCCGCGAAGGCGTGCGCTCGGGGCTGAAGGCGATGTTCGCCGAGTTTCCCGGAAATCGTGCCGACATCATTGAATCCTGGGCGCTTGGCGAGACGGTCGTCCTGCACGAGAAAGTCGCCCGCTCGCCCGAGGCAGAGCCTTTCGAGGTGATGTCCATCTATTCGTTCTCCGACGACAAGGTCGATCGGGTGGAGTTCATTCGCTGA
- the nuoG gene encoding NADH-quinone oxidoreductase subunit NuoG codes for MPKVKVDGIEVEVPQGATVLQACEAAGKEIPRFCYHERLSIAGNCRMCLVEVKPGPPKPQASCALPAAEGQEIRTDSQMVKAAREGVMEFLLINHPLDCPICDQGGECDLQDQSIAYGKGHSRYTENKRAVTEKYMGPIIKTIMTRCIQCTRCVRFGEEVAGVDEIGAIYRGEDMQITTYLEKAFRSELSGNTVDLCPVGALTHKPVAFEYRPWELKRNLSIDVMDAVGTNIRADSRGRQVMRVLPRINEDVNEEWAHDKTRYHVDGLVRRRLDRPFVRRDGKLVEASWDEAFEAIAAVNAGSSVAAIAGDLLDCETMYAARALLKGLGSELLESRQTGMDYDVSSLGAVAFNPTIAGVEEADAILLIGSNLRWEAPLINTRVRKAIKKGAKVFAIGPETDLTYKLEWLGNDLSLLGKLPDQVVQAFDGAKKPLVIVGPGALGAGFGAALALVEPMKLVRTLEDGTAWNGFGVVHIAAARMGALMLGFAQKGGIADVVAANPKLALFLGADEVDFSKFETSFKVFIGHHGDKGAHHADVILPSATYAEKPGTYVNLEGRVQHAERAVFPPGDAREDWSILRALSDRLGRTLPFDSFEELRAAMASEVPELAQEGLVTFPWAAPALSATASGSVTYPIADFYLTNAICRASPTMQRCSAELLHGEDFAEAAE; via the coding sequence ATGCCAAAGGTCAAAGTAGACGGAATCGAAGTCGAGGTGCCGCAGGGAGCCACCGTGCTCCAGGCCTGCGAAGCCGCGGGCAAGGAGATTCCGCGCTTCTGCTATCACGAGCGGCTGTCGATAGCCGGCAATTGCCGCATGTGTCTTGTCGAAGTGAAGCCCGGGCCGCCCAAGCCGCAGGCGAGCTGCGCGCTGCCCGCCGCCGAGGGCCAGGAAATCCGCACCGACAGCCAGATGGTGAAGGCCGCGCGCGAGGGCGTGATGGAATTCCTGCTGATCAACCACCCGCTCGATTGCCCGATCTGCGATCAGGGCGGCGAATGCGACCTGCAGGATCAGTCGATCGCTTATGGCAAGGGCCATAGCCGCTACACCGAGAACAAGCGGGCGGTGACCGAGAAATATATGGGTCCGATCATCAAGACGATCATGACCCGCTGCATCCAGTGCACGCGTTGCGTGCGCTTCGGCGAAGAAGTCGCCGGCGTGGACGAGATCGGCGCGATCTATCGCGGCGAGGACATGCAGATCACGACCTATCTGGAAAAGGCGTTCAGGAGCGAACTCTCCGGCAACACCGTCGATCTCTGCCCGGTCGGCGCGCTGACCCACAAGCCGGTGGCGTTCGAATATCGGCCGTGGGAGCTCAAGCGGAACCTGTCGATCGACGTTATGGACGCGGTCGGCACCAACATCCGCGCCGACAGCCGCGGCCGTCAGGTGATGCGCGTGCTTCCGCGGATCAACGAGGACGTCAACGAGGAGTGGGCGCACGACAAGACCCGCTACCATGTCGACGGGCTCGTCCGCCGGAGGCTCGACCGTCCGTTTGTGCGGCGTGACGGCAAGCTGGTAGAGGCGAGCTGGGACGAGGCGTTCGAGGCGATCGCCGCGGTGAATGCCGGCTCGAGCGTCGCGGCGATTGCCGGCGACCTGCTTGATTGCGAGACGATGTATGCCGCCAGGGCGCTGCTCAAGGGCTTGGGTTCGGAGCTGCTCGAGAGCCGCCAGACCGGTATGGATTATGACGTGTCGAGCCTTGGCGCGGTGGCGTTCAATCCGACCATCGCCGGCGTCGAGGAGGCCGATGCGATCCTGTTGATCGGCAGCAACCTGCGCTGGGAAGCGCCGCTGATCAACACGCGGGTGCGCAAGGCGATCAAGAAGGGCGCAAAGGTCTTCGCGATCGGGCCCGAAACCGATCTGACCTACAAGCTCGAATGGCTGGGCAACGATCTGTCGCTGCTCGGCAAGCTGCCCGACCAGGTCGTCCAGGCGTTCGACGGCGCGAAGAAGCCGCTCGTCATCGTCGGCCCCGGTGCGCTGGGTGCCGGCTTCGGCGCCGCGCTCGCATTGGTCGAGCCGATGAAGCTGGTGCGAACGCTCGAGGACGGGACGGCCTGGAACGGCTTCGGCGTGGTCCATATCGCCGCGGCGCGGATGGGCGCGCTGATGCTCGGCTTCGCGCAGAAGGGCGGGATTGCCGATGTCGTCGCAGCGAACCCGAAACTGGCGCTTTTCCTCGGTGCCGACGAAGTCGATTTCTCGAAATTCGAGACCAGCTTCAAGGTGTTCATCGGCCATCATGGCGACAAGGGCGCGCATCACGCCGACGTGATCCTGCCCTCGGCGACCTATGCCGAGAAGCCGGGAACCTATGTGAACCTTGAAGGTCGCGTCCAGCACGCCGAGCGCGCGGTATTCCCGCCTGGCGACGCGCGCGAGGACTGGTCGATCCTGCGTGCGCTCTCCGACAGGCTCGGTCGGACGCTGCCGTTCGACAGCTTCGAGGAACTGCGCGCGGCGATGGCATCCGAAGTCCCCGAGCTGGCGCAGGAGGGTCTGGTGACCTTCCCATGGGCTGCGCCTGCGCTGTCCGCCACTGCCTCCGGTTCGGTGACCTATCCGATTGCCGATTTCTATCTGACCAACGCAATCTGCCGCGCGTCGCCGACGATGCAGCGCTGCTCGGCCGAACTGCTCCACGGCGAAGATTTTGCGGAGGCAGCGGAATGA
- a CDS encoding NADH-quinone oxidoreductase subunit M — translation MSGVPILTIMLVIPAVAAVACLFTNAQTARWIALVATLVDFVLGIVLWANFQIGPDAPQWQFVEYSALFGKPDGVSFAWALGIDGYALMLIMLSVFLMPICIGASWKAIENRVPEYMAAMLATELLMIGTFAAQDLFLFYIFFEGGLIPMFLIIGIWGGANRIYASYKFFLYTLLGSLVMLIAMLYMAMDAGTSSIPALMAHDFPAQVQTWLWLAFFASFAVKMPMWPVHTWLPDAHVQAPTAGSVILAGVLLKLGGYGFLRFSLPMFPEASAQLMWLVFALSCVAVVYTSLVALVQSDMKKLIAYSSVAHMAIVTMGLFAFNAQGIDGAMMVMLGHGLVSGALFLCVGVIYDRLHTREIDRYGGLAINMPRYATLFLLFTMASVGLPGTSNFVGEFLGLAGVYKVSTLTALIGTTGIILGAAYMLWLFRRVVWGDLTKDDVRAMPDLSLREIALLGPIAAAVLWMGVYPESFLAPMRADTARLVERLSRAAPAGDSQPTPGNPAAAPAHGEGHEAAAAPAHGGAH, via the coding sequence ATGAGCGGCGTGCCCATCCTCACCATCATGCTCGTCATCCCCGCCGTGGCGGCGGTGGCGTGCCTGTTCACCAATGCGCAGACCGCGCGCTGGATCGCGCTTGTCGCGACGCTGGTGGACTTCGTCCTCGGCATCGTGCTGTGGGCGAACTTCCAGATTGGACCGGACGCGCCGCAATGGCAGTTCGTCGAATATTCGGCCTTGTTCGGCAAGCCTGACGGCGTCAGCTTCGCCTGGGCGCTGGGCATCGACGGCTATGCATTGATGCTGATCATGCTGTCGGTGTTCCTGATGCCGATCTGCATCGGTGCCAGCTGGAAGGCGATCGAGAACCGCGTGCCCGAATATATGGCCGCGATGCTCGCCACCGAATTGCTGATGATCGGCACCTTCGCGGCACAGGATCTGTTCCTGTTCTACATCTTCTTCGAAGGCGGGCTGATCCCGATGTTCCTGATCATCGGGATCTGGGGCGGGGCCAATCGCATCTACGCATCGTACAAGTTCTTCCTGTACACGCTGCTGGGCAGCCTCGTGATGCTGATCGCGATGCTCTACATGGCGATGGACGCGGGCACCTCGAGCATCCCGGCACTGATGGCGCATGATTTCCCGGCACAGGTGCAGACCTGGTTGTGGCTCGCTTTCTTCGCCTCGTTCGCGGTCAAGATGCCGATGTGGCCGGTCCACACCTGGCTTCCCGACGCGCACGTCCAGGCGCCGACCGCGGGGTCGGTGATCCTCGCCGGCGTTCTGCTCAAGCTCGGCGGCTACGGCTTCCTGCGCTTCTCGCTGCCGATGTTCCCCGAAGCATCGGCGCAGCTGATGTGGCTGGTGTTCGCATTGTCGTGCGTTGCGGTGGTCTACACCTCGCTGGTCGCACTCGTGCAGAGCGACATGAAGAAGCTGATCGCTTATTCGTCGGTCGCACACATGGCGATCGTGACGATGGGGCTGTTCGCGTTCAACGCGCAGGGCATCGACGGCGCGATGATGGTCATGCTCGGCCACGGACTCGTCTCGGGGGCGCTCTTCCTCTGCGTCGGCGTGATCTATGACCGGCTGCATACCCGCGAGATCGACCGCTATGGCGGCCTCGCGATCAACATGCCGCGTTATGCGACCTTGTTCCTGCTGTTCACCATGGCTTCGGTGGGCCTGCCGGGGACGAGCAACTTCGTCGGCGAGTTCCTCGGGCTGGCGGGCGTGTACAAGGTCTCGACCTTGACCGCGCTGATCGGCACCACCGGTATCATCCTCGGCGCCGCGTACATGCTCTGGCTGTTCCGCCGCGTCGTCTGGGGCGATCTGACCAAGGACGATGTCCGCGCGATGCCCGATCTCTCGCTGCGCGAGATTGCGTTGCTCGGGCCGATTGCTGCCGCAGTGCTGTGGATGGGCGTGTACCCTGAGAGCTTCCTCGCGCCGATGCGTGCCGATACCGCACGCCTCGTCGAGCGGCTGTCGCGCGCGGCACCCGCCGGCGATTCGCAGCCCACTCCTGGTAACCCCGCCGCGGCACCGGCGCATGGCGAAGGCCATGAAGCGGCTGCTGCTCCTGCGCATGGGGGTGCGCACTGA
- the nuoF gene encoding NADH-quinone oxidoreductase subunit NuoF has protein sequence MLQDKDRIFTNVYGFQPWNLSAALKRGDWDNSKALMALGQDTIIDRIKASGLRGRGGAGFPTGTKWSFMPKEPRPDRPNFLVINADESEPGSCKDREIIRHDPHKLIEGALIAGFAMRARAAYIYIRGEYIREAETLFAAVREAYDAGMLGKNAAGSGYDFDVFVHRGAGAYICGEETAMLESLEGKKGQPRLKPPFPAGAGLYGCPTTVNNVESIAVVPTILRRGPEWFSSFGAENNKGTKLFQISGHVNKPCVVEEAMSIPFRELIEKHCGGIRGGWDNLLAVIPGGSSVPLVPAAQIMDCPMDFDGLRGVGSGLGTAAVIVMDKSTDIVRAISRLSYFYKHESCGQCTPCREGTGWMWRVMERLRTGDADISEIDTLHQVTKQVEGHTICALGDAAAWPIQGLIRHFRPEIERRINERNGTGAAPMQEAAE, from the coding sequence ATGCTTCAGGACAAGGACCGCATCTTCACCAACGTCTACGGCTTCCAGCCGTGGAACCTGTCGGCGGCGCTGAAGCGCGGCGACTGGGACAATAGCAAGGCGCTGATGGCGCTGGGGCAAGACACGATCATCGACCGCATCAAGGCCTCGGGCCTGCGCGGGCGGGGCGGGGCGGGCTTCCCGACCGGCACCAAATGGTCGTTCATGCCCAAGGAGCCGCGGCCCGACCGGCCGAACTTCCTCGTGATCAACGCCGACGAGTCCGAGCCAGGTTCGTGCAAGGACCGCGAGATCATCCGCCACGATCCGCACAAATTGATCGAAGGCGCGTTGATCGCCGGCTTCGCGATGCGCGCGCGTGCGGCGTACATCTACATCCGCGGCGAATATATCCGCGAGGCCGAAACGCTGTTTGCAGCCGTGCGCGAGGCCTATGACGCGGGCATGCTCGGCAAGAACGCCGCGGGCTCGGGTTATGATTTCGACGTGTTCGTCCATCGCGGCGCCGGCGCCTATATCTGCGGCGAAGAGACCGCGATGCTCGAGAGCCTCGAGGGCAAGAAGGGCCAGCCGCGGCTGAAACCCCCGTTCCCGGCGGGCGCGGGCCTTTATGGCTGTCCGACCACGGTCAACAATGTCGAATCGATCGCGGTGGTCCCGACGATCCTGCGGCGGGGACCCGAATGGTTCTCTTCGTTCGGCGCGGAGAACAACAAGGGCACCAAGCTCTTCCAGATCAGCGGCCATGTGAACAAGCCGTGCGTGGTCGAGGAAGCGATGAGCATCCCGTTCCGCGAGCTGATCGAAAAGCATTGCGGCGGCATCCGCGGCGGCTGGGACAATCTGCTCGCGGTGATCCCGGGCGGCTCTTCGGTGCCGCTCGTCCCCGCGGCGCAGATCATGGACTGCCCGATGGATTTCGACGGGCTGCGCGGCGTCGGCTCGGGCCTCGGCACCGCGGCGGTGATCGTGATGGACAAGTCGACCGACATCGTCCGCGCGATCAGCCGGCTTTCGTACTTCTACAAGCATGAGAGCTGCGGCCAGTGCACCCCGTGCCGCGAAGGCACCGGCTGGATGTGGCGGGTCATGGAGCGGCTGCGCACCGGCGACGCCGATATCAGCGAGATCGATACGCTCCACCAGGTCACCAAGCAGGTCGAGGGTCACACGATCTGTGCGCTCGGCGATGCCGCGGCATGGCCGATCCAGGGCCTGATCCGGCACTTCCGCCCCGAGATCGAGCGGCGGATCAACGAGCGCAACGGCACCGGCGCCGCGCCGATGCAGGAGGCTGCGGAATGA
- a CDS encoding complex I 24 kDa subunit family protein — protein MADAPQLPDEAETRARWGAFAWTAENAEKAREIMGRYPAGRQQSCTLPYLDLAQRQVGAETNTQGWLPVPVIEFVARELGLPYIRVFEVATFYTMFNLVPVGRYHVQVCGTTPCMLRGSDDVLAACKSRGLHKGHTTADGLFTLTEVECLGSCASAPMVQINDDNYEDLDFDRTVAILDALAKSESPKTGTQEPGRHTVEAAGGTTNLTAMVTENHDYRGEWA, from the coding sequence ATGGCTGACGCCCCACAACTTCCCGACGAGGCAGAGACCCGCGCGCGCTGGGGCGCGTTTGCGTGGACGGCCGAGAATGCCGAGAAGGCCCGCGAGATCATGGGCCGCTACCCCGCGGGCCGGCAGCAAAGCTGCACGCTCCCGTATCTCGATCTCGCCCAGCGCCAGGTCGGCGCCGAGACCAATACGCAAGGCTGGCTGCCGGTTCCGGTGATCGAGTTCGTCGCGCGCGAACTCGGGCTGCCCTATATCCGCGTGTTCGAGGTCGCGACCTTCTACACGATGTTCAATCTCGTGCCGGTCGGCCGCTATCATGTGCAGGTCTGCGGGACGACGCCGTGCATGCTGCGTGGGTCGGACGACGTGCTGGCGGCGTGCAAGAGCCGCGGGCTGCACAAGGGCCACACCACCGCCGACGGGCTGTTCACGCTGACCGAGGTCGAGTGTCTCGGCAGCTGCGCCTCTGCGCCAATGGTCCAGATCAACGACGACAATTACGAGGACCTCGATTTCGACCGCACGGTGGCGATCCTCGATGCGCTGGCCAAAAGCGAGAGCCCGAAGACCGGCACGCAGGAGCCCGGCCGGCACACCGTCGAGGCCGCTGGCGGCACGACCAATCTCACGGCAATGGTGACCGAGAACCACGATTATCGCGGGGAATGGGCATGA
- the nuoL gene encoding NADH-quinone oxidoreductase subunit L has product MSPILLIVFLPLIAAVVAGLSNKAFGSVLPKALTTGALFVSCALSWPIFLQYLHGAEATVVPVLTWMNSGDFHSDWSLRVDALTAVMLVVITSVSALVHLYSWGYMSEDPDQPRFFAYLSLFTFAMLMLVTANNLVQMFFGWEGVGLASYLLIGFWFRKPSANAAAIKAFVVNRVGDLGFMLGIFGTYLVFGTIDIPTILAAAPNMAGSTIGFLGTRWDTMTILCLLLFLGAMGKSAQLGLHTWLPDAMEGPTPVSALIHAATMVTAGVFMVCRLSPMFETSPVALGVVTFVGAATCLFAATVGLVQTDIKRVIAYSTCSQLGYMFFAAGVGAYGAAMFHLFTHAFFKALLFLGAGSVIHAMHHEQDMRFYGGLRKQIPITFWTMMAGTLAITGVGIPGVFDGVAAIGFAGFHSKDAIIEAAWAAGVPSAFWVGVFVALLTSFYSWRVVFLTFYGKPRWAGSEHIQHAVHDAHGHGHDAHHDDAPAAEDAGHAPDAHHAAHDHAHEGTAGYHPHESPWVMLIPLLLLSVGAIFAGFVFHGFFIEAEEGAHFWSGSIAFNTHLMHAMHEVPLGVKLSATIAMLLGLGFSWYAYIGKPGLAAAIADNFRVLHTFLLNKWYFDELYNFLFVRPAFAIGRVLWKAGDEKTIDRFGPNGLANVIRLGSVGAVKLQSGYLYTYAFIMLIGLTAALTWVIAG; this is encoded by the coding sequence ATGTCGCCGATCCTCCTTATCGTATTCCTGCCGCTGATCGCCGCAGTGGTCGCGGGCCTCTCGAACAAGGCGTTCGGCAGCGTACTGCCCAAAGCTTTGACCACGGGCGCGCTGTTCGTCTCGTGCGCTCTCTCGTGGCCGATCTTCCTGCAGTATCTCCACGGCGCAGAGGCGACTGTGGTCCCGGTGCTCACCTGGATGAACTCGGGCGACTTCCATTCCGACTGGTCGCTGCGGGTCGACGCGCTGACCGCTGTCATGCTGGTGGTGATCACCAGCGTCTCGGCGCTCGTCCACCTCTATAGCTGGGGCTATATGAGTGAGGATCCGGATCAGCCGCGCTTCTTCGCCTATCTCTCGCTGTTCACCTTCGCGATGCTGATGCTGGTGACCGCGAACAACCTCGTCCAGATGTTCTTTGGCTGGGAAGGCGTGGGCCTTGCCTCATACCTGCTGATCGGCTTCTGGTTCCGCAAGCCGAGTGCCAATGCCGCCGCGATCAAGGCGTTCGTGGTCAACCGCGTCGGCGATCTGGGCTTCATGCTCGGCATCTTCGGCACCTATCTCGTCTTCGGTACGATCGACATCCCGACGATTCTCGCCGCCGCGCCGAACATGGCCGGCTCGACGATCGGCTTCCTCGGCACGCGCTGGGATACGATGACGATCCTCTGCCTGCTGTTGTTCCTCGGCGCGATGGGCAAGTCGGCGCAGCTCGGGCTGCACACCTGGTTGCCCGACGCGATGGAGGGTCCGACCCCGGTGTCGGCACTGATCCACGCCGCGACGATGGTCACCGCGGGCGTGTTCATGGTCTGCCGCCTGTCGCCGATGTTCGAGACCAGCCCCGTGGCGCTGGGCGTGGTGACCTTTGTCGGCGCCGCGACCTGCCTGTTCGCCGCGACCGTCGGCCTCGTCCAGACTGACATCAAGCGCGTCATCGCCTATTCGACCTGCTCGCAGCTCGGCTACATGTTCTTTGCAGCGGGTGTCGGCGCCTATGGCGCGGCGATGTTCCATCTGTTCACCCACGCCTTCTTCAAGGCTTTGCTGTTCCTCGGCGCCGGCTCGGTGATCCACGCGATGCATCATGAGCAGGACATGCGCTTCTATGGCGGCCTGCGTAAGCAGATCCCGATCACGTTCTGGACGATGATGGCGGGCACGCTCGCGATAACCGGGGTGGGCATTCCGGGCGTGTTCGACGGCGTCGCCGCGATCGGCTTCGCCGGCTTCCATTCGAAGGACGCGATCATCGAGGCGGCTTGGGCCGCGGGGGTGCCGAGCGCTTTCTGGGTCGGCGTGTTCGTCGCGTTGCTCACCAGCTTCTATTCGTGGCGGGTCGTGTTCCTGACCTTCTACGGCAAGCCCCGCTGGGCGGGCTCGGAGCATATCCAGCACGCAGTGCACGATGCCCATGGCCACGGTCATGATGCGCATCATGACGATGCGCCCGCGGCCGAGGATGCCGGGCATGCACCCGACGCGCATCATGCCGCGCACGATCACGCTCATGAGGGCACCGCAGGCTATCATCCGCATGAGAGCCCATGGGTGATGCTGATCCCGCTGCTGCTGCTGTCGGTCGGCGCGATCTTCGCCGGCTTCGTTTTCCACGGCTTCTTCATCGAAGCCGAAGAGGGCGCGCATTTCTGGAGCGGTTCGATCGCGTTCAACACGCATCTGATGCACGCGATGCATGAGGTTCCGCTGGGCGTGAAGCTTTCGGCGACGATCGCGATGCTGCTCGGGCTCGGCTTCTCGTGGTACGCCTATATCGGCAAACCCGGTCTCGCCGCCGCCATCGCGGACAATTTCCGCGTGCTTCACACCTTCCTGCTCAACAAATGGTATTTCGACGAGCTCTATAACTTCCTGTTCGTGCGCCCGGCATTCGCCATCGGCCGCGTGCTCTGGAAAGCGGGTGACGAGAAGACCATCGATCGCTTCGGCCCCAACGGGCTCGCCAATGTCATCCGCTTGGGCAGCGTCGGCGCGGTCAAGCTGCAATCGGGATATCTCTACACTTATGCGTTCATCATGCTGATCGGCCTCACTGCCGCGCTGACCTGGGTGATCGCAGGATGA
- the nuoK gene encoding NADH-quinone oxidoreductase subunit NuoK, producing the protein MIGVTHYLVVSAILFTLGVLGIFMNRKNLIVILMAIELILLAVNLNFVAFSAALNDLVGQVFAMFVLTVAAGEAAIGLAILVIYFRSRGTISVDDVNRMKG; encoded by the coding sequence GTGATCGGCGTCACCCATTATTTGGTCGTCTCGGCGATCCTGTTCACGCTCGGGGTGCTCGGCATCTTCATGAACCGGAAGAATCTCATCGTCATCCTGATGGCGATCGAGCTCATCCTGCTTGCGGTGAACCTCAACTTCGTCGCTTTCTCGGCGGCGTTGAACGATCTCGTCGGGCAGGTCTTCGCGATGTTCGTGCTGACCGTCGCCGCGGGCGAGGCCGCGATCGGACTTGCCATTCTCGTCATCTACTTCCGTAGCCGGGGCACGATCTCGGTCGACGACGTCAATCGGATGAAGGGCTGA
- the nuoI gene encoding NADH-quinone oxidoreductase subunit NuoI, whose amino-acid sequence MSVAQIIRSYTLWEFIKAHWLTLRYFFKPKATINYPYEKNPISPRFRGEHALRRYANGEERCIACKLCEAVCPALAITIEAEPRDDGSRRTTRYDIDMTKCIYCGLCQEACPVDAIVEGPNFEFSTETREELIYDKNKLLANGDRWERAIAANLAADAPYR is encoded by the coding sequence ATGAGCGTCGCCCAGATCATCCGTTCCTACACCCTGTGGGAATTCATCAAGGCCCACTGGCTGACCTTGCGGTATTTCTTCAAGCCCAAGGCGACGATCAACTATCCGTACGAGAAGAACCCGATCTCGCCCCGCTTCCGCGGCGAGCATGCATTGCGCCGCTATGCCAATGGCGAAGAGCGCTGCATCGCGTGCAAGCTGTGCGAGGCGGTGTGCCCGGCGCTGGCGATCACGATCGAGGCCGAGCCGCGCGACGACGGCAGCCGCCGCACGACGCGCTACGACATCGACATGACCAAGTGCATCTATTGCGGGCTGTGCCAGGAGGCGTGCCCGGTGGACGCGATCGTCGAGGGGCCGAACTTCGAATTCTCGACCGAAACCCGCGAAGAGCTGATCTATGACAAGAACAAGCTGCTCGCGAACGGCGACCGCTGGGAGCGCGCGATCGCCGCGAACCTTGCCGCCGATGCACCGTACCGTTAA
- a CDS encoding NADH-quinone oxidoreductase subunit J yields the protein MIQLIAFYLFAIVVIASAALTILSRNPVHSVLWLILAFFNAAGLMVLAGAEFIAMLLVIVYVGAVAVLFLFVVMMLDIDFAELRAGVMRYAAIGLALAVALVAEMIIAIGAYSAGGIQLGRRIAPIDPAVHNIEAIGRLLYTRYLFIFEGAGLVLLVAMIGAIVLTYRQRSDVRPQNVNRQINRRSKDATRNMNPPVGQGVEL from the coding sequence TTGATCCAGCTCATCGCCTTTTATCTGTTCGCGATCGTCGTCATTGCCTCCGCGGCATTGACCATCTTGTCGCGCAACCCGGTGCATTCGGTGCTCTGGCTGATCCTCGCTTTTTTCAACGCGGCAGGGCTGATGGTGCTCGCCGGCGCCGAGTTCATCGCGATGCTGCTCGTCATCGTCTATGTCGGCGCGGTCGCGGTGCTCTTCCTGTTCGTCGTGATGATGCTCGACATCGACTTCGCCGAATTGCGTGCCGGGGTGATGCGCTACGCCGCGATCGGGCTCGCGCTCGCGGTCGCGCTGGTGGCGGAGATGATCATCGCGATCGGCGCCTATAGCGCGGGCGGGATCCAGCTCGGCCGCCGCATCGCGCCGATCGATCCGGCTGTGCACAATATCGAGGCGATCGGACGGCTGCTCTACACGCGCTATCTGTTCATCTTCGAAGGCGCCGGCCTCGTGCTGCTCGTCGCGATGATCGGCGCGATCGTACTGACATACCGTCAGCGTAGCGATGTCCGTCCGCAGAACGTCAACCGCCAGATCAACCGCCGTTCGAAGGATGCGACGCGCAACATGAACCCACCGGTCGGGCAGGGGGTCGAGCTGTGA
- the nuoH gene encoding NADH-quinone oxidoreductase subunit NuoH: MTAFFQNTIGLPFGWAWLIATIVGILVIALPLMLAVAMIIYADRKIWAAMALRRGPNVVGPFGLLQSFADGLKVFLQETIIPSSANKTLFLIAPIITFTVALIVWAVVPWQAGVVLSNINVGLLYILAASSLGVYGIILAGWSSNSKYPFYSAIRAAAQMVSYEVSIGFVLIAVVLWAGTFNLSGIVDSQQGHVLGFLNGFGFNPLLFPMAVVFFISSLAETQRAPFDLTEAESELVAGYQTEYSSMSFALYWLGEYANVLLMCTLNATLFWGGYLPPLNIDLIPWFDIPGILWLFAKILFFFFVFSWVKATVPRYRYDQLMRLGWKIFLPLSLIFVFLVSGWLMVQRVGLPV; encoded by the coding sequence ATGACCGCCTTCTTCCAGAACACCATCGGCCTGCCGTTCGGCTGGGCGTGGTTGATCGCGACGATCGTCGGCATCCTCGTGATCGCATTGCCGCTAATGCTGGCAGTGGCGATGATCATCTATGCCGACCGGAAGATCTGGGCGGCGATGGCACTGCGCCGCGGACCCAACGTGGTCGGTCCGTTCGGGCTGCTGCAGAGCTTCGCCGACGGCCTGAAGGTGTTCCTCCAGGAAACCATCATTCCGTCGAGCGCGAACAAGACCCTGTTCCTGATCGCGCCGATCATCACCTTCACGGTCGCGTTGATCGTGTGGGCGGTGGTGCCGTGGCAGGCCGGCGTGGTGCTCTCCAACATCAATGTCGGCTTGCTCTACATCCTCGCGGCCTCGTCGCTGGGCGTCTACGGAATCATCCTCGCGGGCTGGTCGTCCAACTCGAAATACCCGTTCTATTCGGCGATCCGCGCGGCGGCGCAGATGGTGAGCTACGAAGTCTCGATCGGCTTCGTGCTGATCGCGGTGGTGCTGTGGGCGGGGACGTTCAATCTTTCCGGCATCGTCGACTCGCAGCAGGGCCATGTGCTCGGTTTCCTCAACGGCTTCGGGTTCAATCCGCTCTTGTTTCCGATGGCGGTGGTGTTCTTCATCTCGTCGCTCGCCGAAACGCAGCGCGCGCCGTTCGACCTCACCGAGGCGGAGTCCGAGCTCGTCGCGGGCTATCAGACCGAATATTCGTCGATGAGCTTCGCGCTCTACTGGCTCGGCGAATATGCCAACGTGCTGCTGATGTGCACGCTCAACGCGACGCTGTTCTGGGGCGGCTATCTGCCACCGTTGAATATCGATCTGATTCCCTGGTTCGATATCCCGGGCATCCTCTGGCTGTTCGCCAAGATCCTGTTCTTCTTCTTCGTGTTCAGCTGGGTGAAGGCGACCGTCCCGCGCTATCGCTACGACCAGCTGATGCGGCTGGGCTGGAAGATCTTCCTGCCGCTGTCGCTGATCTTCGTGTTCCTGGTTTCGGGCTGGCTGATGGTGCAGCGCGTGGGGCTGCCGGTATGA